Within Epilithonimonas zeae, the genomic segment TGAAGAAGTAAGTTTAAAAAGTATTGCTGTTTATCAGCATGTTTATTCTTATTCATTTTTGTAGAAGATTTTATTAAAATTTTAAAATAAAAAATATGCTGGATCTTGTTGAAGTTCATGAAGAATTATATTTATATCTGCTTGAACAAAGGAAAAGAAATTCTGAACTAAAATTTACTTTTAGAAAAAGTAATCATGCAAATAGATTGGAAGAAGGGTATTGGTTTTACGGAAATGAAAACTATTTAGCAATATCATTTTGGGAAGGGATGGATTGGAAAAATAGAACTCCGAATATATGTTTCATAATTGATAACGAGGGAAAATGCACCTTGGAAATTAATGTTTCAGATTCTACTATCAAGAAAGAATTTATTGAAAGATATTTTTTAGAAAGAACACTAAATTTAGAAAAAATTGGTAAAAAATATATCATCAAGTATGATAATGTTTTTTCTGAATACAGTAATCGCATATATGATCTAAACGATTACAAGTCTGTTTTTGATTTTTTCCTGCACACAGATAAAGAAAATATTGATGATATTATTAGGAGTAATTCTGATTTTTTTGAGATGATGGGATCAAGTGAAAATGAAATTTCATTTTTAAGTTCAGAAGAATTTCTAAAAAGACATAATAAAATTAGGCAATATAGAAAACGCAAGCAAGAGATTGATAATGAAGATGAATTTGTTATCAAAGAGGATAAGCCTTGGAAATTATTTTCAATTGATATAAAAGATTATGGATTAATAAATGACTTATCGATTGAAATAAAAAACAAAAAAAATCAGTGGATATTTTTAACAGGTGAGAATGGATCTGGTAAAACGAACCTTTTACGAGCAATGGCAACAGCATTGGGAAATAGAATGTTGTCAAAAAATGAATTTGAAGAAAATCCTAATTTTAAAGTTACTGCCAACTTCATTTATAAAAATAAATTACAAGAATACAGTAGAATTGGAAATGGTGAAGTAAAAGGTAAAAGAAAACCATACATTCAAGGGTTGGCAATGTATGGTCCATATAGACTTGATATGGTGGTAGATAAGATGAATAAGGCTAAATTTAAAAAAGAATTAAATAAAGAAGAGTCTTTCAAATCTTTATTTAAGGTAGGAACTCCACTATTAAGTATTGACAAACAGTTTGAGTTTTGGAGGTCTGGATCAAAGCGGGAAAAGAATCTTTTTCAAAAAAGAGAATATTATATTAAGTCTTTAATAATTGATGTTGTTCATAATTTAGTTGATATTAGATTTACCATTGAAAATAACAAAAAAATTACAAAGTACATTTTTACTAATGATCAGAATCAAGAATATTCTTTAGTTTGGGAAAAATTATCAACTGGTACAAAGAGTACTATTGCGATGCTTGGTGATATTCTGATTCGTCTTTTCAATCAACAATCTGACATTCTTGATCCAGCAGAATTACGTGGGATTGTTATTATAGATGAAATTGATTTACACCTTCATCCTAAAGCACAAAAAGAATTAGTAATAAACCTCTCAAGAACATTTCCTAATATTCAATTTATTGTTTCTTCCCATAGTCCAATACCTTTTATTGGTGCACCTGAAGAGAGTGTATTCATTACGGTTGAAAGAGATCAGAATGATAATATCAAAGCGACAATGTTAGATATAGACATTTCAAATCTATTACCTAATACAATTTTAAGCTCACCTATTTTTGGCTTTGATTCCATAATTAATGTTCAACATAATCCAAATGAGAGTTTGATAACAGAAAACGATTATCAAGAAGCCGCATTTTATAAAATTTTGAATAGAAAGATCACGGAACGAACTATACAATTAGGAATAGATAATGATTCAGATAACTAGAAAAGATTACAATGATATTCCCGAACCTTTGACAAGACCTGGGACATTTAGGCAAATTGAGCGTGCAGTTGCAGAAATGAATGGTGATAAGTACAATACTACTTATTATAAAGATGAAGTTGTAGTTAATAAGCTTAAAGCATTTTCTGTGCATAAAGATAATCTTGATGCGGGTGATAAACCAAAATGCTATTATTGTGAATCATATGTTGATCACGTAGCGACTTTACAGGTTGAACATTTTAGACCAAAGGCTAAAGTCGATGAAATTGATAATAATAGTTTATCCCATCCTGGTTATTATTGGTTGGGTTTGGAGTGGAGCAACCTTTTGTTATCTTGTCCAAGTTGTA encodes:
- a CDS encoding AAA family ATPase; the encoded protein is MLDLVEVHEELYLYLLEQRKRNSELKFTFRKSNHANRLEEGYWFYGNENYLAISFWEGMDWKNRTPNICFIIDNEGKCTLEINVSDSTIKKEFIERYFLERTLNLEKIGKKYIIKYDNVFSEYSNRIYDLNDYKSVFDFFLHTDKENIDDIIRSNSDFFEMMGSSENEISFLSSEEFLKRHNKIRQYRKRKQEIDNEDEFVIKEDKPWKLFSIDIKDYGLINDLSIEIKNKKNQWIFLTGENGSGKTNLLRAMATALGNRMLSKNEFEENPNFKVTANFIYKNKLQEYSRIGNGEVKGKRKPYIQGLAMYGPYRLDMVVDKMNKAKFKKELNKEESFKSLFKVGTPLLSIDKQFEFWRSGSKREKNLFQKREYYIKSLIIDVVHNLVDIRFTIENNKKITKYIFTNDQNQEYSLVWEKLSTGTKSTIAMLGDILIRLFNQQSDILDPAELRGIVIIDEIDLHLHPKAQKELVINLSRTFPNIQFIVSSHSPIPFIGAPEESVFITVERDQNDNIKATMLDIDISNLLPNTILSSPIFGFDSIINVQHNPNESLITENDYQEAAFYKILNRKITERTIQLGIDNDSDN